A region from the Deinococcus radiotolerans genome encodes:
- a CDS encoding NAD(P)H-binding protein, translated as MNLAVIGAAGGVGRRVAAQAAGAGHGVRALVRTPEQAARLAALGAQPVQGDLTGDWTAVLGGADAVVWAAGAGASGDVQAIDGDALIAVTDELARRRAPGGPARLVVVSSMGVDRPEQMPPFLAAVLRVKARSDAHVQASALAWTVVRPGGLTDAPGTGLIRVGLPAPRGMIARDDVAAVVLACLNDPGSVGRTFEVVAGDTPVAQAIATL; from the coding sequence ATGAACCTCGCAGTGATCGGAGCGGCGGGCGGTGTGGGCCGCCGCGTGGCCGCGCAGGCGGCCGGGGCGGGCCACGGCGTCCGCGCGCTGGTGCGCACCCCGGAGCAGGCCGCCCGTCTCGCGGCCCTGGGGGCGCAGCCCGTCCAGGGTGACCTGACCGGTGACTGGACGGCCGTGCTGGGCGGCGCGGATGCCGTCGTGTGGGCGGCCGGGGCCGGAGCCAGCGGGGACGTTCAGGCCATTGACGGCGACGCGCTGATCGCCGTGACGGACGAACTCGCTCGTCGCCGCGCCCCGGGCGGCCCGGCCCGACTGGTCGTGGTCAGCAGCATGGGCGTGGACCGCCCGGAACAGATGCCGCCCTTCCTGGCCGCTGTGCTGCGCGTGAAGGCCCGGTCGGACGCGCACGTGCAGGCCAGCGCGCTGGCGTGGACGGTCGTGCGTCCCGGCGGCCTGACCGACGCGCCCGGCACCGGCCTGATCCGTGTGGGGCTGCCCGCCCCGCGCGGCATGATCGCCCGCGACGATGTGGCCGCCGTGGTGCTGGCCTGCCTGAACGATCCGGGCAGCGTGGGCCGCACCTTCGAGGTGGTGGCCGGGGACACGCCGGTCGCGCAGGCCATCGCGACGCTGTAA
- a CDS encoding lysophospholipid acyltransferase family protein, with the protein MSDAALPEKPAAPPAPTAPPAEPPAPPVIPWVYRLVVDTTYLPVIFSGMHLEVHGREHVPPPGTPLVVAANHVSALDPFLVARALPPGRFLQFMAKKELFIPGIGDIIRAGGSFPVDRSGNDLGAVRTSLRILKANGTVGIFPQGTRGGHEMQGGVALIAAKGRAPILPAGVSRDGKRWIVRFGEPISPRGGIKAITGELAEVLSTLAVPVGRNL; encoded by the coding sequence ATGAGTGACGCTGCTCTGCCCGAGAAGCCCGCTGCCCCGCCAGCCCCCACGGCCCCGCCGGCCGAGCCGCCCGCCCCGCCCGTCATTCCGTGGGTGTACCGGCTGGTGGTGGACACCACGTACCTGCCCGTGATCTTCAGCGGCATGCACCTGGAGGTGCACGGCCGCGAGCACGTCCCGCCGCCCGGCACGCCACTGGTGGTCGCCGCGAACCACGTGAGCGCCCTGGACCCCTTCCTGGTCGCGCGGGCGCTGCCACCAGGGCGGTTCTTGCAGTTCATGGCGAAGAAGGAACTGTTCATCCCGGGGATCGGGGACATCATCCGCGCCGGGGGGTCCTTCCCGGTGGACCGCAGCGGGAATGACCTGGGTGCCGTGCGTACGTCCCTGCGCATTCTCAAGGCGAACGGCACGGTCGGCATATTCCCGCAGGGCACGCGCGGCGGGCATGAAATGCAGGGCGGCGTGGCGCTGATCGCCGCGAAGGGCCGCGCGCCGATCCTGCCGGCGGGGGTCAGCCGTGACGGGAAACGCTGGATCGTCCGCTTCGGCGAGCCCATCTCGCCGCGCGGCGGGATCAAGGCCATCACCGGGGAACTTGCCGAGGTGCTGTCCACGCTGGCCGTCCCTGTCGGGCGGAACCTGTAG
- a CDS encoding ABC transporter substrate-binding protein — protein sequence MTFPIKGILTLITLSAALSGAAAATSYPLTITDDLGRKVTLKAEPKRIISVLPSTSETVCALGLCDRLVGVDDYSDYPQQVTKLPKVGGLYNPNIEAMVALKPDVVIVSQYGKLAEPLTQAGITVIAVNPETYDEVFSKTLLLGKILNREAQAKTLVGKIKGDIARVEILTKNAVRQPTAYFEIDPTPYSIGPNSFMGVLLTKAGARNIIPASMGDFPKVDPEFIVKANPQLILGVDAKTAGARPGWSGISALKTGKVKDIPSELNTMLGRPGPRLGQALMGLAKLIHPELFK from the coding sequence ATGACGTTCCCCATCAAAGGCATCCTGACCCTGATCACCCTGAGTGCCGCCCTGAGCGGCGCGGCCGCCGCGACCTCCTACCCGCTGACGATCACCGACGACCTGGGCCGCAAGGTGACCCTGAAGGCCGAGCCGAAGCGGATCATCAGCGTGCTGCCCAGCACCAGCGAGACCGTGTGCGCGCTGGGCCTGTGCGACCGACTGGTGGGCGTGGACGATTACAGCGACTACCCGCAGCAGGTGACGAAGCTGCCTAAGGTGGGCGGCCTGTACAACCCGAACATTGAGGCGATGGTGGCCCTGAAACCCGACGTGGTGATCGTCAGCCAGTACGGGAAGCTGGCCGAGCCGCTGACGCAGGCGGGCATCACCGTGATCGCCGTGAACCCCGAGACGTACGACGAGGTGTTCAGCAAGACGCTGCTGCTCGGGAAGATCCTGAACCGCGAGGCGCAGGCTAAGACGCTGGTCGGGAAGATCAAGGGCGACATCGCGCGCGTGGAGATCCTCACGAAGAACGCCGTGCGTCAGCCCACCGCGTACTTCGAGATTGACCCCACGCCGTACTCGATCGGCCCGAACTCGTTCATGGGCGTGCTGCTCACCAAGGCAGGCGCGCGGAACATCATCCCGGCCAGCATGGGCGACTTCCCCAAGGTGGACCCCGAATTCATCGTGAAGGCCAACCCGCAGCTGATCCTGGGCGTGGACGCCAAGACGGCGGGCGCGCGCCCCGGCTGGAGCGGCATCAGCGCCCTGAAAACCGGGAAGGTCAAGGACATTCCGTCCGAGCTGAACACCATGCTGGGCCGCCCGGGGCCGCGCCTGGGGCAGGCGCTGATGGGCCTAGCGAAACTGATTCACCCGGAACTGTTCAAGTAA
- a CDS encoding FecCD family ABC transporter permease, with product MQAAAPRPGLGVGLGTLLLAALLLAAVVLGTGLGSVTIPPGEVLGALWRGVTRQALEGNDVIVWQIRLPRVVMGALVGASLSVCGGAFQGVFRNPLADPYLLGVASGSALGATVAIVAGWPRALIPVSALLAALAAVACTLWLAREGRRFPPTRLILAGVVVGSVLSAATTALILRGEDRARQVLAYTLGDLGFSGWRDVLTVLPYAALGCGALLLLARALDTLQLGELTARSLGVPVERLRLIAVIAASLATAGAVAYVGVIGFVGLIVPHMIRLAFGPGHRTLLPLSALLGGALMVGADLLARTTPLSQVGIVTTLLGGPFFLWLLRKERHD from the coding sequence ATGCAGGCCGCCGCGCCCCGTCCGGGCCTCGGAGTGGGCCTGGGCACGCTGCTGCTCGCGGCGCTGCTGCTGGCCGCTGTCGTCCTGGGCACTGGGCTGGGCAGCGTCACCATTCCGCCCGGCGAGGTGCTGGGCGCGCTGTGGCGCGGCGTGACCCGGCAGGCGCTGGAGGGCAACGACGTGATCGTGTGGCAGATCCGCCTGCCGCGCGTGGTCATGGGCGCGCTGGTGGGCGCGAGTCTCAGCGTGTGCGGGGGCGCCTTCCAGGGCGTGTTCCGCAACCCGCTGGCCGACCCGTACCTGCTGGGCGTCGCCAGCGGCAGCGCGCTGGGCGCCACGGTGGCCATCGTGGCCGGCTGGCCCCGCGCGCTGATTCCGGTATCGGCGCTGCTGGCCGCCCTCGCGGCGGTCGCGTGCACCCTGTGGCTGGCGCGCGAGGGGCGGCGCTTTCCGCCCACGCGGCTGATCCTGGCGGGCGTGGTGGTGGGCAGTGTCCTGAGCGCGGCGACCACCGCGCTGATCCTGCGCGGCGAGGACCGCGCGCGGCAGGTGCTGGCGTACACACTGGGCGACCTGGGCTTCAGCGGCTGGCGGGACGTGCTGACCGTGCTGCCGTACGCCGCGCTGGGCTGCGGGGCGCTGCTGCTGCTGGCGCGCGCGCTGGACACCCTGCAACTGGGCGAACTGACCGCCCGCAGCCTAGGTGTTCCCGTCGAGCGGCTGCGGCTGATCGCGGTGATCGCCGCGAGCCTCGCCACGGCGGGCGCAGTGGCGTACGTGGGCGTGATCGGCTTCGTGGGGCTGATCGTGCCGCACATGATCCGCCTCGCGTTCGGCCCCGGGCACCGCACGCTGCTGCCTCTCTCGGCGCTGCTGGGCGGGGCGCTGATGGTCGGCGCGGACCTGCTGGCCCGCACCACGCCGCTGTCGCAGGTGGGGATCGTGACGACCCTGCTGGGCGGCCCGTTCTTCCTGTGGCTGCTGCGTAAGGAACGCCATGACTGA